One genomic segment of Campylobacter sp. MG1 includes these proteins:
- a CDS encoding type II secretion system protein, whose amino-acid sequence MKKGFTMIELIFVIVILGILAAVAVPKLNATRDDAEVAKAASNFATVINDLTSYYTAQGQFDTANWRNMTNVQGDGNFQVKGKTCATITLDSAAGTIVVAADASNTDNVCTSFKDLDSVKNIIGGDFSASRTITVGASGVNFNATTN is encoded by the coding sequence ATGAAAAAGGGCTTTACAATGATTGAGTTGATTTTCGTAATCGTAATTTTAGGTATTCTTGCAGCGGTTGCAGTTCCAAAATTAAATGCAACTAGAGATGACGCTGAAGTAGCTAAAGCAGCAAGTAATTTTGCTACAGTTATAAATGATTTAACATCTTATTATACAGCACAAGGACAATTTGATACAGCTAATTGGAGAAATATGACAAATGTTCAAGGTGATGGTAATTTTCAAGTAAAAGGTAAAACTTGTGCTACTATTACATTAGATAGCGCTGCTGGAACAATTGTTGTTGCTGCAGATGCAAGTAATACCGATAATGTTTGTACTTCATTTAAAGATTTAGATTCAGTTAAAAATATCATAGGTGGAGATTTTAGTGCAAGTAGAACTATAACAGTAGGTGCTAGTGGAGTTAATTTTAACGCTACAACTAACTAA